In one Aromatoleum aromaticum EbN1 genomic region, the following are encoded:
- the istB gene encoding IS21-like element ISAzo12 family helper ATPase IstB, whose translation MNPIPELTAFLKQLRLSGILDSLDLRNRQAIEGKLAYTEFLSILIGDEVARRDQKKVAMRLRRANFRGEKTIEAFDFDRLPNLNRSLIQDLATGRYLSEKVAILIAGPCGTGKSHLAQALGHCAVRQGHDVVFTMQTQLVGSLHAARAIGSFERRFQQLARVPLLVIDDFGLKPLRPPHDEDFHDLVAERYERASTIVTSNLDYDEWGDAFPANRMLGAATLDRLRHGAYRVVLDGESYRAPKPSPDSTRAPARSPAAAKAR comes from the coding sequence ATGAATCCGATTCCCGAACTCACTGCGTTCCTCAAGCAACTGCGCCTGTCCGGCATCCTCGATTCGCTCGATCTGCGGAACCGCCAGGCGATCGAGGGCAAACTCGCCTACACCGAATTCCTCTCCATCCTGATCGGCGACGAGGTCGCCCGGCGCGACCAGAAGAAGGTGGCGATGCGCCTGCGGCGCGCCAATTTCCGCGGCGAGAAGACGATCGAGGCGTTCGACTTCGACCGCCTGCCGAACCTCAATCGCAGCCTGATCCAGGATCTGGCGACCGGCCGCTACCTGAGCGAGAAGGTGGCCATCCTGATCGCCGGCCCGTGCGGCACGGGCAAGAGCCATCTGGCGCAGGCGCTCGGCCATTGCGCCGTGCGCCAGGGGCATGACGTCGTGTTCACGATGCAGACGCAACTCGTCGGCTCGCTGCACGCCGCGCGCGCCATCGGCAGCTTCGAGCGGCGCTTCCAGCAATTGGCTCGTGTGCCACTCCTGGTGATCGACGATTTTGGTCTGAAACCCCTTCGTCCACCGCACGACGAAGATTTCCACGACCTCGTCGCCGAGCGCTACGAGCGCGCATCAACGATCGTGACGAGCAACCTGGACTATGACGAATGGGGCGATGCCTTCCCGGCCAACCGCATGCTCGGCGCCGCCACCCTCGATCGGCTGCGGCATGGCGCCTACCGCGTCGTCCTCGACGGTGAGAGCTACCGCGCGCCGAAGCCATCGCCGGACTCGACCAGGGCGCCCGCGCGCTCGCCGGCGGCGGCCAAGGCGCGCTGA
- a CDS encoding DEAD/DEAH box helicase codes for MSAPTQLRPYQERALHETRSALARGVRRVLAYMPTGGGKTVSAEAMIRGAVAKGKRVLFIANRKQLVAQASAHLTRAGIPHGILQGDNTRSLDAKVLVCSIDTIAVRGIPDDVALLIIDEAHAAAGSKKYRELMFKLNRVPVIGLSATPFAPGLGKHYDELRGPLFEELVIGATIRELVELGNLVDVECYAPADPDLSGVRTQRGIGGELDYSETQLAEAVDKPQLIGDIVQHWFKLARGKQTVVFATSIAHSQHIVTEFIRAGIAAAHIDYHFDDDERAAVLDRFARGETMILANVGLLAEGWDCPATECMILARPTKSLIRYIQMVGRVLRPHPGKERAVLLDHSGTVLRLGFATDDLPLELDDGKANASARKKEERKPSEPKACPSCKFVRPAGVHVSRIGIKAPGMIGVMAPLGGV; via the coding sequence ATGAGCGCCCCGACCCAGCTTCGCCCGTATCAGGAAAGGGCGCTTCACGAGACACGCTCTGCCTTGGCCCGGGGGGTTAGGAGGGTGCTGGCCTACATGCCGACCGGTGGAGGCAAGACGGTTTCCGCCGAGGCCATGATTCGCGGAGCGGTCGCCAAGGGAAAGCGAGTGCTGTTCATCGCCAACAGGAAGCAACTGGTGGCGCAGGCCTCCGCGCACCTGACCCGCGCCGGCATCCCGCACGGCATCCTGCAAGGGGACAACACGCGCAGCCTCGACGCGAAGGTGCTGGTGTGCAGCATCGACACCATCGCCGTGCGCGGCATCCCGGACGACGTGGCGCTCCTCATCATCGACGAGGCGCACGCAGCAGCGGGCTCGAAGAAATACCGGGAGCTGATGTTCAAGCTGAACCGCGTCCCGGTCATCGGTCTGTCTGCTACGCCCTTCGCGCCGGGCTTGGGCAAGCACTACGACGAACTCCGGGGGCCGCTGTTCGAGGAGCTTGTCATCGGCGCGACGATCCGCGAACTGGTCGAACTCGGCAATCTGGTCGACGTGGAGTGCTATGCGCCTGCCGACCCGGATCTTTCCGGCGTGCGGACACAGCGCGGCATCGGTGGCGAACTCGACTACAGCGAGACGCAACTCGCGGAAGCGGTCGATAAGCCGCAACTCATCGGCGACATCGTGCAGCATTGGTTCAAGCTGGCGCGCGGGAAACAGACCGTGGTGTTCGCTACGAGCATCGCGCACTCGCAGCACATCGTCACCGAGTTCATCCGGGCCGGCATCGCCGCCGCGCATATCGACTATCACTTCGACGACGACGAACGCGCCGCCGTGCTGGATCGCTTTGCGCGCGGTGAAACCATGATCCTGGCGAACGTGGGATTGTTGGCCGAAGGCTGGGACTGCCCGGCGACCGAGTGCATGATCCTCGCCCGCCCGACGAAGAGCCTGATTCGCTACATTCAAATGGTGGGCCGCGTGCTCAGGCCGCATCCGGGCAAGGAACGCGCCGTGCTGCTGGATCACAGCGGGACCGTGCTGCGACTCGGGTTTGCGACTGACGATCTACCCCTCGAACTGGACGACGGCAAGGCGAACGCATCCGCCCGCAAGAAGGAGGAGCGCAAGCCGTCCGAGCCGAAAGCCTGCCCGAGCTGCAAGTTCGTCCGCCCGGCCGGCGTGCATGTGTCACGGATCGGCATAAAGGCGCCGGGCATGATCGGCGTAATGGCGCCACTTGGAGGGGTTTGA
- a CDS encoding YdaU family protein — protein MTARYAPKTPYKFVLNLPAHIADTVHLTAEEHGAYLRLLFAYWRSGPPKDDDRTLARIAGMSIDEWAEIRPMVEPFFDVLHGQWLHWRLDEELEAAYDAINKASNAGRAAAKARWGKGKSGSQNNDKCEGDATALRSHCESQFQMKDREHAPRAGANPKPKNPRAKASKFVSGDFEDDVRIAERDMGIGGEV, from the coding sequence ATGACGGCACGCTACGCTCCCAAGACGCCGTATAAGTTCGTGCTCAACCTGCCGGCGCACATCGCAGACACCGTTCATCTGACCGCCGAAGAGCACGGCGCATACCTTCGCTTGCTGTTCGCATACTGGCGCAGCGGCCCGCCGAAGGACGATGACCGCACGCTCGCCCGCATTGCCGGTATGTCGATTGATGAATGGGCCGAGATCCGCCCGATGGTCGAACCGTTCTTCGATGTGCTGCACGGGCAATGGCTTCACTGGCGCTTGGACGAAGAACTCGAAGCTGCCTACGACGCCATCAACAAGGCGAGCAATGCCGGTAGGGCTGCCGCGAAAGCCCGGTGGGGAAAGGGAAAATCGGGCAGCCAGAATAATGACAAATGCGAAGGCGATGCGACCGCATTACGATCGCATTGCGAATCGCAGTTCCAAATGAAAGATAGGGAGCACGCACCGCGCGCAGGAGCCAACCCCAAGCCCAAAAACCCCCGGGCCAAGGCAAGCAAGTTTGTTTCGGGCGACTTCGAGGACGATGTTCGGATCGCGGAACGCGACATGGGAATCGGGGGTGAGGTATGA
- a CDS encoding helix-turn-helix domain-containing protein produces the protein MSTAFDSIKRGLMEAIDHAEGRAPATRVHRPRPVDVKALRAKVGMTQEQFAARFGFSTATLRHWERGDRTPHGPALVLLNVIDRNPAAVIEALSA, from the coding sequence ATGAGCACCGCATTCGACAGCATCAAGCGCGGTTTGATGGAGGCCATCGATCACGCCGAAGGCCGCGCCCCGGCAACCCGCGTTCACCGCCCGCGCCCGGTGGACGTGAAGGCGTTACGCGCCAAGGTGGGCATGACGCAGGAGCAGTTCGCGGCCCGCTTCGGATTCTCGACTGCAACCCTTCGTCATTGGGAGCGAGGCGATCGCACGCCACACGGCCCCGCACTCGTGCTGCTGAACGTCATCGATCGCAATCCGGCCGCTGTCATCGAGGCCCTGAGCGCCTGA
- a CDS encoding type II toxin-antitoxin system RelE/ParE family toxin: MQTVAELPEYIRTADKLLSAEERQDIIRYLAEHPKDGDLMEGTGGVRKLRWRRGGQGKSGGVRVIYYFHDDAMPLYLLTLFAKGDRANLSKAERNELAGLTTLLVKAWRGKRA, translated from the coding sequence ATGCAAACCGTTGCCGAGCTGCCCGAGTACATCCGCACCGCCGACAAGCTGCTGAGCGCCGAAGAGCGGCAAGACATCATCCGCTATCTGGCCGAGCACCCGAAGGACGGCGATCTAATGGAAGGCACGGGAGGCGTGCGCAAATTGCGCTGGCGGCGCGGTGGGCAGGGCAAGAGCGGGGGCGTTCGCGTCATCTACTACTTCCACGACGACGCCATGCCGCTGTACCTGTTGACGCTGTTCGCCAAGGGCGACCGGGCCAACCTGAGCAAGGCGGAGCGCAACGAACTGGCGGGATTGACGACGCTACTGGTCAAAGCATGGAGAGGGAAACGAGCATGA
- a CDS encoding integrase family protein, with protein MQRERLTPDRIRRFNCPDGTKQAFLWDTVAPRLAVRATAGAKSYIFEAKLNRQTIRRTIGDVRAWNLDDARAEANRLQVLVESGTDPRELDRQEAEAKAAAKAAQEAAKRTADERSRYTLRALCDAYTGHLERTGKDKSAAATRSAFKCHVFTHETIAAAPAREVTSHQIAAMVRKVREAGKERAAGILRSYLSAAFNAAKRAPFDSAMPADLIAFGIEHNPVDNIPAIAVQAGNRTLSADELRAYIKALGDELPDQALRLALLAGGQRMAQLLRAKVSDYDADTATLRLWDGKGKRQSAREHLLPLAPKAAALAAGLVARAKKREQKRAEAAGEAPGDVGGMWLFSTHGKVAMIFTTPGKRAAEISVGMKCEPFDLRDIRRTCETMLAGMGISRDTRAQLLSHGISGVQAAHYDRHSYTDEKRAALVAWEARLDAIEKGEKPAGNVVTLRSA; from the coding sequence ATGCAACGCGAACGCCTGACGCCCGACCGCATCCGCCGCTTCAACTGCCCGGACGGGACGAAGCAAGCTTTCCTGTGGGACACCGTGGCCCCCAGGCTTGCTGTGCGCGCGACGGCTGGCGCGAAGTCCTACATCTTCGAGGCGAAGCTGAACCGGCAAACCATCCGCCGCACGATAGGCGACGTGCGCGCCTGGAATCTCGACGACGCCCGCGCAGAAGCGAACCGCCTGCAAGTGCTGGTGGAGTCCGGCACCGACCCGCGCGAACTCGACCGGCAGGAGGCCGAAGCGAAAGCCGCCGCCAAGGCCGCGCAAGAGGCCGCCAAGCGCACCGCCGACGAACGCAGCCGCTACACCCTTCGCGCGCTGTGTGACGCCTACACGGGCCATCTCGAACGCACTGGCAAGGACAAGAGCGCCGCCGCAACCCGTTCCGCCTTCAAGTGCCACGTTTTCACGCACGAAACGATTGCCGCCGCCCCGGCCCGCGAAGTGACCTCGCACCAGATCGCCGCGATGGTGCGCAAGGTGCGCGAGGCCGGCAAGGAACGCGCCGCCGGGATACTGCGCAGCTACCTGTCTGCCGCCTTCAATGCCGCCAAGCGCGCGCCCTTCGATTCCGCGATGCCTGCCGATCTAATCGCCTTCGGTATCGAGCACAACCCGGTCGACAACATTCCCGCCATCGCAGTGCAGGCCGGAAACCGCACCCTGTCCGCCGACGAGCTGCGCGCCTACATCAAAGCCCTTGGCGACGAACTGCCGGACCAAGCCTTGCGGCTGGCGCTTCTCGCCGGAGGGCAGCGCATGGCGCAACTGCTGCGCGCCAAGGTGAGCGACTACGACGCCGACACCGCGACGCTTCGACTGTGGGACGGCAAGGGCAAACGGCAGAGCGCCCGCGAACACCTGCTGCCGCTGGCACCGAAAGCCGCTGCACTCGCTGCTGGTCTGGTGGCCCGGGCCAAGAAGCGCGAGCAGAAGCGCGCCGAAGCTGCCGGCGAAGCCCCCGGCGACGTGGGCGGCATGTGGCTCTTCTCGACGCACGGCAAGGTGGCGATGATTTTCACGACACCGGGCAAGCGCGCCGCCGAAATCAGCGTCGGCATGAAGTGCGAGCCCTTCGACCTGCGCGACATCCGCCGCACCTGCGAAACGATGCTCGCCGGCATGGGAATATCACGCGACACCCGCGCGCAACTGTTGAGCCACGGCATCAGCGGAGTTCAGGCCGCCCACTACGATCGACACAGCTACACCGACGAGAAGCGCGCCGCACTCGTGGCGTGGGAGGCGAGGCTCGACGCCATCGAGAAAGGCGAGAAACCGGCCGGCAACGTGGTTACCCTGCGCAGTGCCTGA
- a CDS encoding flavin reductase family protein: MSQPPVTHQEFTRAFRDTLGMFATGIAVITTRAANGEAIGLTVNSFNSVSLDPPLIVWSLARHLQSLSVFEACEYYAVNVLSEDQQHLSQLFATRSDEKFTGLDIDEGLYGVPLLRGCCARFECRNTVRHEGGDHLLFLSEVVRFDREDHPPLIFHSGAYRRLARE; the protein is encoded by the coding sequence ATGTCCCAGCCGCCCGTCACCCACCAGGAATTCACCCGCGCGTTCCGCGACACGCTCGGCATGTTCGCCACCGGCATCGCGGTGATCACGACCCGGGCGGCGAACGGCGAGGCGATCGGGCTGACGGTCAATTCGTTCAACTCCGTTTCGCTCGACCCGCCGCTGATCGTCTGGAGCCTGGCGCGCCACCTCCAGAGCCTGTCGGTGTTCGAAGCCTGCGAATACTACGCGGTCAACGTGCTGTCGGAAGACCAGCAGCACCTGTCGCAACTCTTCGCGACGCGCTCCGATGAAAAGTTCACCGGCCTGGACATCGACGAGGGCCTGTACGGCGTGCCGCTGCTGCGCGGCTGCTGCGCGCGCTTCGAGTGCCGCAACACCGTCCGCCACGAGGGCGGCGACCACCTCCTGTTCCTGTCGGAAGTCGTCCGCTTCGACCGCGAAGACCACCCGCCGCTGATTTTCCACAGCGGGGCATACCGACGGCTCGCGCGCGAATAG
- the mutY gene encoding A/G-specific adenine glycosylase codes for MDTDKTFATRLVDWHRRHGRHDLPWQHRCDGVPDPYRVWLSEIMLQQTQVDTVIPYYARFLARFPDLAALAAAPVDEVLTLWSGLGYYARARNLHKAAQAVADFHGGNFPSRAEAIARLPGIGRSTAAAIAAFAFGERAAILDGNVKRVLCRAFGVAGFPGQRAVEARLWALAESLLPPTDVGTYIQAQMDLGATVCRRSRPACARCPLADSCVARREDRIAELPAARPRKAVPQRRVRVAVIHAAGRVLLEQRPPAGIWGGLLALPEIPDSEPDAGRWLQTRFALAPRASLQLAPLNHAFTHFRLEITPIRFDVEDAGRSVAEAGHRWLALADLDAAGLPTPVRRILDALASAA; via the coding sequence ATGGACACAGACAAGACTTTCGCCACCCGGCTCGTCGACTGGCATCGCCGCCACGGCCGGCACGACCTGCCGTGGCAGCACAGGTGCGACGGCGTTCCCGATCCGTATCGCGTATGGCTGTCGGAAATCATGCTGCAGCAGACGCAGGTCGACACGGTGATCCCGTACTACGCGCGCTTTCTGGCGCGCTTCCCGGACCTCGCGGCGCTCGCCGCGGCGCCGGTCGACGAGGTGCTCACGCTGTGGAGCGGACTCGGTTACTACGCCCGCGCGCGCAACCTGCACAAGGCGGCGCAGGCGGTGGCTGACTTTCATGGCGGCAACTTCCCGTCGCGCGCCGAAGCGATCGCCCGGCTACCCGGCATCGGCCGCTCGACGGCGGCGGCGATCGCGGCGTTCGCATTCGGCGAGCGTGCGGCGATCCTCGACGGCAACGTCAAGCGGGTACTGTGCCGCGCGTTCGGCGTCGCCGGCTTTCCCGGCCAGCGGGCGGTCGAGGCGCGGCTGTGGGCGCTGGCCGAATCACTGCTGCCGCCGACGGATGTCGGCACTTACATCCAGGCGCAGATGGACCTGGGGGCGACGGTGTGCAGGCGCAGCCGGCCGGCGTGTGCTCGCTGCCCACTCGCCGACTCGTGTGTCGCACGCCGCGAGGACCGTATCGCCGAGCTGCCGGCCGCGCGTCCGCGCAAGGCCGTGCCGCAGCGCCGCGTGCGCGTCGCAGTGATTCACGCGGCGGGGCGCGTGCTGCTCGAACAGCGCCCCCCTGCCGGCATCTGGGGCGGCCTGCTCGCGCTGCCGGAAATTCCCGACAGCGAGCCGGATGCCGGGCGCTGGCTCCAAACGCGCTTCGCCCTCGCGCCACGCGCGAGCCTCCAGCTCGCGCCGCTGAACCACGCGTTCACGCATTTCCGGCTCGAGATCACGCCGATCCGCTTCGACGTCGAGGACGCGGGGCGCAGCGTCGCCGAAGCCGGGCATCGCTGGCTCGCGCTCGCCGACCTGGACGCGGCCGGGCTGCCGACGCCGGTGCGGCGCATTCTCGACGCGCTCGCCAGCGCGGCGTGA
- a CDS encoding ABC transporter substrate-binding protein, which yields MTFIRRLLGVVALAVSCTAAAEAPGVSRDEIVVGSIQDLSGPIALLGVPVRDGMLMRFEDANAAGGVHGRTLRLVVEDSGYDPKKAVLAARKLIQRDHVFAFLANLGTPVVMATMPIVVGAGRPHLFPFSPHESTYAPRHPLKFQMFAPYQDYMDAATRFMMQTRRYRQVCVLYQDDDYGLEVMKGVERALAALNQPLAAKTSYKRGATDLSSQIARLRGAGCDFVVLATVVRETVAAVAEARKTGWTVDMLVTASGYSAQTHELGGKTVEGLYGVSVLPHPYAEGASRPLAEWIERYRKRFGAAPNVWSVMGYAAADLFVKAAEQAGPELSVERFVAAMESLHTPRDFFGSPEYRFGPDDHLGNRHGRIAQIRDGRWVILTDYLK from the coding sequence ATGACGTTCATCCGCCGCCTCTTGGGCGTCGTTGCGCTGGCCGTTTCCTGCACCGCGGCCGCCGAAGCGCCGGGCGTGAGCCGCGACGAGATCGTCGTCGGCAGCATCCAGGACCTCTCCGGCCCGATCGCGCTGCTCGGCGTGCCGGTGCGCGACGGCATGCTGATGCGCTTCGAGGACGCGAATGCGGCCGGGGGCGTGCATGGGCGCACATTGCGGCTCGTCGTCGAGGATTCCGGCTACGACCCGAAGAAAGCCGTGCTCGCGGCGCGCAAGCTGATCCAGCGCGACCACGTGTTCGCGTTCCTCGCGAACCTCGGCACGCCGGTCGTGATGGCGACGATGCCGATCGTCGTCGGCGCCGGGCGGCCCCACCTGTTCCCGTTCTCGCCGCACGAATCGACATACGCGCCGCGCCATCCGCTGAAGTTCCAGATGTTCGCGCCATACCAGGACTACATGGACGCGGCAACGCGCTTCATGATGCAGACCCGTCGCTACCGGCAGGTCTGTGTGCTGTACCAGGACGACGACTACGGCCTGGAAGTCATGAAGGGCGTCGAGCGGGCGTTGGCGGCGCTGAACCAGCCGCTCGCCGCGAAGACCAGCTACAAGCGTGGCGCGACCGACCTGTCGAGCCAGATCGCGCGGCTACGGGGCGCCGGCTGCGACTTCGTCGTCCTCGCGACAGTGGTGCGCGAGACCGTCGCCGCAGTCGCCGAAGCGCGCAAGACCGGCTGGACCGTCGACATGCTGGTCACCGCGTCCGGCTATTCGGCGCAGACGCACGAACTCGGTGGCAAGACCGTCGAAGGGCTGTACGGCGTCAGCGTGCTGCCGCACCCTTACGCCGAAGGCGCGAGTCGCCCGCTCGCCGAGTGGATCGAACGCTACCGGAAACGCTTCGGCGCCGCGCCGAACGTCTGGAGCGTGATGGGTTACGCTGCTGCCGACCTCTTCGTCAAGGCCGCTGAGCAGGCCGGGCCCGAGCTCAGCGTCGAGCGCTTCGTCGCCGCGATGGAATCGCTGCACACGCCGCGCGACTTCTTCGGCAGCCCGGAATATCGTTTCGGTCCCGACGACCACCTCGGCAACCGCCACGGGCGCATCGCGCAGATCCGCGATGGCCGTTGGGTGATCCTGACTGATTATCTGAAGTGA
- a CDS encoding EAL domain-containing protein produces MANWPEYVRQRRPLVVGIVVFLVAAMVSGVLVLGLGHPGDNLGLSLNAAVVLLFSLLLGGLANQMAQLRAHRADLQRLVAARSAEVRAREAELDRAQSVAHVGEQQLRKLSTAIECSPASIVITDRSGTIEYVNPQFERSTGYTAQEVVGKNPRILKSGNRSADEYAAMWATITHGHVWRGEFENVRKDGAHYWERASIAPIRADDGMISGFVAVKEDITLQKRAERELRDREMKLAALIASLPDLMFVVDQNRCIAEFHAPDPGLLLTPPECFLGRPYARTLPPAVVVKLDEALEEISATGGAKQVEYTLDLPRGRHHFSASVSRLAGSGLVPEGFIVLVRDLTERVRMEQALIESELRYRELFANSRVVMLVIDPVDGRIVEANAKACEYYGYDPVSLTRMKIEDINVPGREPLRFEMVQARKPDTFRCCHRLAGGQLRDVEVASSPIEIAGRKLLYSIVRDVTERKRFEERMRQAMVVFKASSQGIMTTDAQGVITSVNPAFCTITGYLAAEVIGRKSSMFKPERHEATFFDAMWTSIVESGSWAGEVWSRRSDGDRYPQWVTITAVRDTDGRIAEYVTLFSDITERKQQEVAMWRQANFDPLTGLANRSLLQDRLDRALAHARRHGCKVGLLFLDLDGFKWINDSLGHDVGDELLVDVARRLNSCVRDEDTVARLGGDEFTVVVHDLADRADLGAIADKLVAVLREPFALRGARHHISGSVGITVFPDDGDDVQTLLRNADIAMYKAKQAGKNRAQPYAPHMQADALARVHLEADLRMAVEQRAFELHYQPIVDCASGALVGAEALIRWKHPERGMISPLEFIPVAEECGLIVPIGEWVLREVVRQRRDWLARGHPPLRLTLNVSGVQFREAGLPELVRTLLAEFGTARSSLVFEITESVLMGGSENVEARMCDIKEQGICFALDDFGTGFSSLSYLKRFPVDIVKIDRSFVRDCPDDRNDATLVEAIINMAHSLGLRVTAEGVESAEQREFLRALGCDYLQGYLIGKPLAADAFEALMAPLRSAAAAPHCTESC; encoded by the coding sequence ATGGCGAACTGGCCGGAGTACGTTCGGCAGCGCCGTCCGCTCGTCGTCGGCATCGTCGTTTTCCTTGTCGCGGCAATGGTTTCTGGCGTGCTCGTGCTCGGCCTCGGGCACCCGGGCGACAACCTGGGGCTGTCGCTGAACGCCGCCGTGGTGTTGCTGTTCAGCCTGCTGCTCGGCGGGTTGGCCAACCAGATGGCGCAGTTGCGCGCGCACCGGGCCGATCTGCAGCGACTGGTGGCGGCACGCAGCGCCGAAGTGCGGGCGCGCGAGGCGGAACTGGATCGTGCCCAGTCGGTGGCGCATGTCGGCGAACAGCAGTTGCGCAAGTTGTCGACAGCAATCGAATGCAGCCCGGCATCGATCGTGATCACCGACCGCAGCGGAACCATCGAGTACGTCAATCCGCAGTTCGAACGCAGCACCGGCTACACCGCCCAGGAAGTGGTGGGAAAGAATCCGCGCATCCTCAAGTCGGGCAATCGTTCGGCGGACGAATACGCGGCAATGTGGGCGACGATCACTCACGGCCACGTGTGGCGCGGCGAATTCGAGAACGTGCGCAAAGACGGTGCGCATTACTGGGAGAGAGCCTCGATCGCCCCGATCCGGGCAGACGACGGGATGATTTCGGGTTTTGTCGCGGTCAAGGAAGACATCACGTTGCAGAAGCGGGCCGAGCGCGAGCTGCGCGATCGGGAAATGAAGCTCGCCGCGCTGATTGCGTCGTTGCCCGACCTGATGTTCGTCGTTGACCAAAACCGGTGCATCGCGGAGTTCCACGCCCCTGATCCCGGACTGCTGCTGACGCCGCCGGAGTGTTTTCTCGGCCGTCCGTATGCGCGAACGCTGCCGCCGGCAGTGGTCGTGAAGCTCGATGAGGCGCTGGAGGAAATTTCCGCCACGGGAGGGGCGAAGCAGGTCGAATACACGCTCGATTTGCCGCGCGGCAGGCACCATTTCAGCGCATCGGTCAGTCGCCTCGCCGGCAGCGGCCTCGTCCCGGAAGGCTTCATCGTGCTGGTGCGCGACCTTACCGAGCGCGTGCGCATGGAACAGGCGCTGATCGAAAGCGAGTTGCGCTACCGCGAGCTGTTCGCGAACAGCCGTGTCGTGATGCTCGTCATCGACCCCGTCGACGGTCGTATCGTCGAGGCGAACGCGAAGGCCTGCGAATACTACGGCTACGACCCGGTCTCGCTGACACGCATGAAGATCGAGGACATCAATGTGCCTGGTCGCGAGCCGCTCCGCTTCGAGATGGTGCAGGCGCGCAAGCCCGACACGTTCCGCTGCTGCCACCGGCTCGCCGGCGGGCAGTTGCGCGACGTCGAGGTGGCGAGCAGTCCAATCGAGATTGCCGGCAGGAAGCTGCTCTACTCGATCGTCCGGGATGTCACTGAACGCAAGCGCTTCGAGGAGCGCATGCGCCAGGCGATGGTGGTGTTCAAAGCCTCCAGCCAAGGCATCATGACGACCGATGCGCAAGGCGTGATCACGTCCGTCAACCCCGCGTTCTGCACCATCACCGGCTACCTCGCCGCCGAAGTCATCGGCCGCAAGTCGTCGATGTTCAAGCCCGAACGCCACGAGGCAACGTTTTTCGATGCGATGTGGACGTCGATCGTCGAGAGCGGCAGTTGGGCGGGCGAAGTGTGGAGCCGGCGCAGCGACGGCGACAGGTATCCGCAGTGGGTCACGATCACTGCCGTGCGCGACACCGACGGCAGGATCGCCGAGTACGTCACGCTGTTCAGCGATATCACCGAGCGCAAGCAGCAGGAAGTCGCGATGTGGCGCCAGGCCAACTTCGACCCACTCACCGGGCTAGCCAACCGCAGCCTGCTGCAGGACCGCCTCGATCGCGCGCTCGCCCACGCCCGTCGTCATGGGTGCAAGGTCGGGTTGCTGTTCCTCGACCTCGACGGCTTCAAGTGGATCAACGATTCGCTCGGCCACGACGTCGGCGACGAGTTGCTGGTGGATGTCGCGCGCCGCCTCAACAGCTGCGTGCGCGACGAGGACACGGTCGCGCGCCTGGGCGGCGACGAGTTCACGGTCGTCGTGCACGACCTTGCCGACCGTGCGGACCTCGGCGCGATCGCCGACAAGCTCGTCGCCGTGCTGCGCGAGCCTTTCGCGCTGCGTGGTGCGCGTCACCATATTTCCGGCAGCGTCGGCATCACGGTGTTTCCCGATGACGGTGACGACGTCCAGACGCTGCTGCGCAACGCCGACATCGCGATGTACAAGGCCAAGCAGGCGGGCAAGAACCGCGCCCAGCCCTATGCCCCCCACATGCAGGCCGATGCGCTCGCGCGCGTGCACCTCGAAGCGGATCTGCGCATGGCCGTCGAACAGCGCGCGTTCGAGCTGCATTACCAGCCGATCGTCGACTGCGCGAGCGGCGCGCTCGTCGGAGCCGAAGCGCTGATCCGCTGGAAGCATCCCGAGCGCGGCATGATCTCGCCGCTCGAATTCATCCCGGTGGCGGAAGAGTGCGGGCTGATCGTCCCGATCGGAGAATGGGTGCTGCGCGAAGTCGTGCGCCAACGGCGCGACTGGCTGGCGCGCGGCCATCCGCCGCTGCGTCTCACGCTGAACGTGTCGGGAGTCCAGTTCCGGGAAGCCGGCCTGCCGGAGCTCGTGCGTACGCTGCTCGCGGAATTCGGCACGGCCCGCAGCTCCCTGGTCTTCGAGATCACCGAATCGGTGCTGATGGGCGGGAGCGAAAACGTCGAGGCCCGCATGTGCGACATCAAGGAGCAGGGCATCTGCTTCGCGCTCGACGATTTCGGCACCGGTTTCTCGTCGCTGTCCTACCTCAAGCGCTTCCCCGTCGATATCGTCAAGATCGATCGCAGCTTCGTGCGCGACTGCCCGGACGACCGCAACGACGCGACTCTCGTCGAAGCGATCATCAACATGGCGCACAGCCTCGGGTTGCGCGTCACCGCCGAAGGCGTCGAATCGGCCGAACAGCGCGAATTCCTGCGCGCGCTGGGCTGCGACTACCTGCAAGGCTACCTGATCGGCAAACCGTTGGCGGCCGACGCGTTCGAGGCGCTCATGGCGCCGCTGCGAAGCGCTGCCGCGGCGCCGCACTGCACCGAGTCATGCTGA